Within Motilibacter aurantiacus, the genomic segment GGTTCGCTTCTCGACCCGGGCCACGTTCGCCGACCTGCAGGCCCTGGTCACCGCCCTCCCGCTCAGCGAGACCACGCGGGCCGGCCTGCTCGACCGGGTCACCCGTGCGGCGGGCAAGGCCTCCTCGGGCAGCGAGTCCGGCGCGGTCAGCCTGCTCGAGCAGTTCGTCAGCCGGGTCGAGAACCAGGTGCGCAGCAATGCCGAGGTGCGCTCGGTCCTGCTGCGTGACGCCCAGGCCCTGATCGCCGAGCTGCGGGCGCTCGACGCGGCCGAGGGCGGCCGCTGATGCCCACGTCCCCGCTCGAGAACGCCCCCCGCAGCGGTGCCGCTGCCGCAGAGGCCGGCGAGGGCAACCTCCTGCCGCGCCGCCGGCTGCTCATCGGCGGCCTGGCGGGCACCGCGGCCGCCGCCGTCGTCCTCCGCCCGGGCCTGGCGACCGGTGACGACTCCGCTCCCGCCTCCCTCGGGACGGTGCCGCGGGCCGGCGCCGGCGGCACGGTCCGCGAGGTGACGCTGTACGCCGTGGCCGGCCCCGGCACCCGGCTCGCCTACGGCACCACCCCGGAGAACGCGAGCATTCCCGGCCCCACCCTCGAGGCCATCGAGGGCGACGAGCTCCGGGTGACGCTGATCAACACCACGACCGAGACCGTGTCGCTCCACGCGCACGGGGTCGACGTGCCGGCGGCCGACGACGGCACCCCCGCCAGCGGGTCGGTCGTGGCCCCGGGCGCTCAGCACACGTACGTGTGGCGCACTCACGGCCCGACCCAGCGCGCCGACGGGACGTGGGAGCCCGGGTCCGCCGGCTACTGGCACTACCACGACCACGCGGTCGGGTCGGTCCACGGCACCGGCGGCATCACGCGCGGGCTCTACGGCGCGCTGGTCGTGCGCCGCCCCGGGGACCCCCTGCCGGAGAAGCAGTTCGTCACGTTCTTCAACGAGCTGACGATCAACAACTCCGCCGTGCCGGACTCGGTGAACTACAGCGCCAACCTGGGCCAGCGGGTCGAGTGGATCATGGTGACGCACGGCGTCGCGTCGTTCCACACCTTCCACGCGC encodes:
- a CDS encoding multicopper oxidase domain-containing protein codes for the protein MPTSPLENAPRSGAAAAEAGEGNLLPRRRLLIGGLAGTAAAAVVLRPGLATGDDSAPASLGTVPRAGAGGTVREVTLYAVAGPGTRLAYGTTPENASIPGPTLEAIEGDELRVTLINTTTETVSLHAHGVDVPAADDGTPASGSVVAPGAQHTYVWRTHGPTQRADGTWEPGSAGYWHYHDHAVGSVHGTGGITRGLYGALVVRRPGDPLPEKQFVTFFNELTINNSAVPDSVNYSANLGQRVEWIMVTHGVASFHTFHAHAHRWADNRLGILSGDDDGTAVIDNRTTGPGESFGFQIIAGEHVGPGTWMYHCHVQFHSDGGMIGIFTVNNADGTPPPGHEEHMGNHRQMAAEMMSGGGHAHAHADAPTSVKDVTAGSVTDETAHAGHGS